In a genomic window of Streptomyces roseoviridis:
- a CDS encoding DUF485 domain-containing protein, whose translation MATDAPPPPESGTENAAPAQPTTEEFVQVQQSAEFGELRRTYRSFAFPLTIAFIAWYLLYVLLSNYAGGFMGTKLFGNVNVALVLGLGQFATTFLIAWLYSRHAADRLDPKAEAIKERMESRTEADA comes from the coding sequence GTGGCTACCGACGCACCTCCGCCGCCCGAAAGCGGCACGGAAAACGCCGCCCCCGCACAGCCCACGACGGAGGAGTTCGTCCAGGTGCAGCAGAGCGCCGAGTTCGGCGAGCTCCGCCGCACCTACCGCTCCTTCGCCTTCCCCCTGACGATCGCCTTCATCGCCTGGTACCTGCTGTACGTGCTGCTCTCCAACTACGCGGGCGGCTTCATGGGCACCAAGCTCTTCGGCAACGTCAACGTGGCCCTCGTCCTCGGGCTCGGCCAGTTCGCGACCACCTTCCTCATCGCCTGGCTCTACTCGCGGCACGCCGCCGACCGCCTCGACCCCAAGGCCGAGGCCATCAAGGAGCGCATGGAGTCCCGTACGGAGGCCGACGCATGA